A genomic segment from Osmerus mordax isolate fOsmMor3 chromosome 5, fOsmMor3.pri, whole genome shotgun sequence encodes:
- the LOC136943671 gene encoding uncharacterized protein, with protein MAHLCVIEEIGRKCRALERAFQQANISHARLMPIESSLVNLRRLDGILSVETMQELVASLEELRALITTTHAMSGEHSEDAFSAPRMPSGQRGRPKIAITRQQIQFLVGQGYTVKRMGQLLKCSASFLYQKTRALGLPIRSSRSRTLTNEELEDHIRRLHRQFPRSGNEMMRALLRAEGFFVTRQRVRAMLTYIDPAAAARRWSATVARRTYHVPYPNSLWHMDGNMRLIRWGLVVHGAIDGYSRLVTYLNCNTNNKAVTVLTQFLKATCLYGLPSRVRSDHGGENTQVALFMNIVQGVERSSHITGESVHNQRIERLWRDVFLQVLHYFYNEFYSLEDAAILDPENDIHKLSLHLTYLPEIQRRLNMFREAWNQHSLRTENNRTPSQIWTEGMLTNIEADSTPINNVFGDDPYREDSLEALLAQHGINNFPTDIEEQFPAVVVQQLNVNLNHQQQQDILRAIEGIVDLKVKYQTCCTEISNKLNEPARGLPSIT; from the exons ATGGCACACCTATGTGTAATTgaagaaataggacgaaaatgcAGAGCATTAGAAAGAGCTTTCCAACAAGCTAACATAAGCCACGCACGATTGATGCCGATTGAGTCATCACTTGTGAATTTAAGAAGACTGGACGGTATTTTATCGGTGGAGACAATGCAAGAACTTGTTGCTAGCCTTGAAGAACTCCGAgctctcatcaccaccacacatgcGATGTCAGGAGAGCACAGCGAAGACGCCTTTTCAGCCCCTCGTATGCCCTCAG GCCAGCGAGGGAGACCTAAAATTGCCATAACAAGGCAGCAAATACAGTTCCTCGTGGGTCAAGGCTACACAGTCAAGCGGATGGGACAGCTGCTGAAATGTTCAGCATCTTTTTTATATCAGAAAACCAGAGCGCTTGGATTACCAATTAGGAGTTCCAGGTCAAGAACCCTAACCAATGAGGAACTTGAAGATCATATAAGAAGACTTCACAGACAGTTTCCAAGATCTGGAAATGAG ATGATGAGGGCATTGCTGCGAGCAGAAGGATTCTTTGTAAcacgacagagagtgagagcgatgcTGACTTATATTGACCCAGCGGCTGCTGCGCGAAGATGGAGTGCTACCGTGGCAAGAAGAACATACCATGTGCCATATCCCAACAGTCTGTGGCATATGGATGGAAACATGCGTCTCATCAG GTGGGGCTTAGTTGTTCATGGAGCCATAGATGGATACTCACGCCTAGTAACATACCTAAACTGTAATACAAACAACAAAGCTGTCACTGTACTTACACAGTTCTTGAAGGCAACATGCCTGTATGGACTCCCATCCAGAGTTCGCTCTGATCATGGTGGGGAGAACACACAAGTAGCATTGTTCATGAATATTGTCCAGGGTGTAGAGCGCAGTAGTCACATAACAGGGGAATCTGTTCACAACCAGAGGATAGAGCGCCTCTGGAGAGACGTGTTCCTGCAAGTTCTACACTACTTCTACAATGAATTCTACAGCCTAGAGGATGCTGCCATACTAGATCCAGAAAATGACATCCACAAGTTATCACTACACCTGACCTATCTACCAGAAATTCAACGTAGGTTGAACATGTTTAGAGAGGCCTGGAATCAGCACAGTCTAAGGACAGAAAACAACCGAACACCCTCACAGATCTGGACAGAGGGCATGCTGACCAACATAGAGGCAGACAGCACTCCCATCAACAACGTATTTGGTGATGACCCATATAGGGAGGACAGTTTAGAGGCCCTTCTGGCACAACATGGCATCAACAACTTTCCAACTGACATAGAAGAACAGTTCCCAGCTGTAGTTGTCCaacaactaaatgtaaatcttaacCACCAACAACAGCAAGACATTTTGAGGGCTATAGAGGGAATTGTGGACTTGAAAGTGAAATATCAAACATGCTGCACTGAAATTTCTAATAAGTTGAATGAGCCAGCCAGGGGACTGCCTTCAATCACATGA
- the LOC136943670 gene encoding uncharacterized protein, which produces MAETRSPTNTNQDTNEQPVAAAAVFDRVFNALQRARHELTLAPSAGTSGTNILTSTRNLFRRRGNRVQGTSSRRGRSTWQVGLFLLPRPDIQSLPSTSARQALTNNGLGVPVQESVDGQLSTIELNWSLAELNHFVCQRFPMISLNLVGFELAKVDKGKKIKKVQANSVRALKKVMGKSRLYILPCAEVGQTQDLPIPPDTIHEAQGNPALERPQSPRAEVLTVPATINDVEGYTSDLSSHHQSLHPTSTETVENLERAQSPGLVVLPINGTPHDVEEWRTVRQQQDIEYNLSLRADQEKDQSRRAVCDYEERRLKTIDERLMRTTEEPAGGIPLKVSFPDGTMKIRRFHTSDPMQALFDFVGSHASATEYFYIRETTSGTTVINMVSGTLLDHNITSPLNLHVRWMDMEEVQTIYQQQNRVSAEVPDLMEVVQSDFGPTQCGPAEEIYIDYLDIMPETEMSEPDEMQLSEPDEMQLTDNIEIQCTEDFDCSPKEILLELGKNINYNLSCRFNINRNNVLDGAFRAFNRKSYNPFKRISVKFSDETGHVEEGIDLGGPRRELLSLLMEDIERSPMLAGPDGQKNLALDSIAVREDKYYIMGKAISVSMVHGGPSPGFFSPTLFDCIVKDNVSPTIDDVHDLDLRAKIIQVSEAKSMEELRSVVSSHSDYLSNAGCLRALKCLEDKDLLLQDILQFQVVNRLHGPLERFKEGLRTLGLLEEVVKQPEAFRPLFCSPPQTLNADGLDHLFVICFSSAGSNRRVQENIAVGFWRDYLLDAEEGNSPCSLEKILMFATGCSALPAIGLKPEPSIEFLHTDCLLPGDTQQRAKFPTANTCVNCLRLPLHKDYTAFKYNMDFGICNTQGFGQE; this is translated from the exons ATGGCGGAGACACGTTCACCGACGAACACTAATCAAGACACTAATGAGCAACCAGTTGCAGCTGCAGCAGTGTTTGACCGAGTGTTTAATGCTCTGCAACGTGCTAGGCACGAATTGACGTTGGCTCCATCGGCAGGGACTTCTGGCACCAACATTTTGACATCAACCAGAAATCTTTTCAGAAGACGTGGAAATCGAGTTCAAG GCACATCCTCCAGAAGGGGACGTTCGACTTGGCAGGTGGGCCTCTTTCTGCTCCCAAGACCAGATATCCAGTCTCTGCCATCAACTTCTGCGCGTCAGGCTCTAACAAATAATGGATTAG GAGTACCAGTGCAGGAGTCAGTGGATGGACAACTGTCCACCATTGAGCTGAATTGGAGTCTGGCAGAATTGAACCACTTTGTTTGTCAGAGATTCCCAATGATTAGCTTGAACCTGGTGGGGTTTGAGCTGGCAAAAGTAGACAAGGGCAAAAAAATCAAAAAGGTCCAAGCCAACTCTGTGAGAGCCCTGAAGAAAGTGATGGGAAAGAGCAGACTCTACATTCTCCCCTGTGCTGAAGTGGGGCAG ACACAGGATCTACCCATACCACCTGACACCATACATGAAGCACAAGGCAACCCAGCACTTGAGAGGCCTCAAAGTCCAAGAGCAGAAGTCCTCACTGTACCTGCGACAATAAATGATGTAGAG GGGTACACCTCTGACTTGTCCAGTCATCATCAGAGTCTACATCCGACCAGCACTGAGACTGTAGAAAACCTTGAGAGAGCTCAAAGTCCAGGACTGGTTGTACTGCCTATAAATGGAACACCACATGATGTAGAG GAGTGGAGGACTGTACGGCAACAACAAGACATTGAATACAATCTGTCATTGAGAGCTGACCAAGAAAAG GATCAGAGCAGACGAGCTGTCTGCGACTACGAGGAGAGGCGTTTGAAG acaATAGATGAGAGACTCATGAGGACAACTGAGGAACCTGCTGGTGGCATACCTCTGAAAGTCAGTTTTCCAGATGGCACAATGAAGATCAGACGGTTCCATACATCTGATCCTATGCAG GCCTTGTTTGACTTTGTTGGATCACATGCCTCAGCCACTGAGTATTTTTACATCAGAGAAACTACGTCAGGCACCACAGTCATCAACATGGTGTCTGGGACTCTTCTGGACCACAAcatcacctctccattgaacctCCATGTTCGATGGATGGACATGGAGGAAGTGCAG ACCATTTACCAGCAGCAAAACAGAGTTTCTGCTGAAGTGCCTGATTTGATGGAGGTTGTCCAAAGTGATTTTGGGCCTACACAGTGTGGACCTGCAGAGGAAATCTACATAGATTACCTTGACATCATGCCAGAGACTGAGATGTCAGAGCCAGATGAGATGCAGCTGTCTGAGCCAGATGAGATGCAGCTAACGGATAACATCGAAATTCA ATGCACAGAAGATTTTGACTGTTCCCCAAAAGAAATTCTTTTGGAACTTGGGAAAAATATTAACTACAACTTGAGCTGCAGATTTAACATCAACCGAAACAATGTACTCGATGGTGCATTTAGAGCATTCAACCGGAAATCATACAATCCATTTAAGAGAATTTCTGTTAAGTTTTCTGATGAAACTGGACATGTTGAGGAAGGAATAGATTTGGGAGGTCCAAGACGAGAGCTTTTAAGTCTACTAATGGAAGACATTGAGCGCTCCCCGATGCTGGCAGGTCCAGATGGACAAAAAAACCTTGCTCTTGACTCGATTG CTGTCAGAGAAGACAAGTACTATATCATGGGGAAGGCTATATCAGTCAGTATGGTTCATGGGGGGCCATCACCGGGATTCTTTTCTCCCACTTTATTTGATTGCATTGTGAAAGATAACGTCTCACCCACCATCGATGATGTGCACGACCTTGACTTGCGAGCTAAAATCATACAG GTATCAGAGGCCAAGTCCATGGAGGAGTTGCGTTCAGTTGTGTCGAGTCACAGTGACTACCTGTCTAATGCAGGCTGCCTACGAGCTTTAAAATGTCTGGAGGACAAAGACCTGCTTTTGCAGGACATCCTCCAGTTCCAAGTCGTAAACCGACTCCATGGTCCACTCGAACG GTTCAAGGAAGGCCTGAGGACATTAGGATTGTTGGAGGAGGTTGTCAAACAGCCAGAAGCCTTTCGTCCTCTCTTCTGCAGCCCACCACAGACCCTTAACGCAGATGGTCTCGATCACCTGTTTGTCATCTGTTTTTCCAGTGCAGGAAGTAACAGACGAGTACAGGAAAACATTGCTGTGGGCTTTTGGAGAGACTACCTTCTAGATGCAGAGG AAGGTAACTCCCCCTGCTCGTTGGAGAAAATTCTAATGTTTGCGACTGGATGCAGTGCGCTACCTGCCATTGGCTTGAAGCCGGAACCATCCATCGAGTTCCTGCACACTGACTGTCTTTTACCTGGGGACACTCAACAGAGGGCGAAGTTTCCAACGGCAAACACATGTGTGAACTGCTTGCGTCTACCTTTGCACAAGGATTACACTGCCTTTAAGTACAATATGGACTTTGGTATTTGCAATACACAGGGCTTTGGTCAAGAGTAG